The nucleotide sequence TAAGAACACGAAATTTGAACATACTCGGGATCAAGATACCCCGCTATGCTCATGACCGATGCCACCACGAGTCTTACTATCACTGGGAAAAACCATCTTCCAAGTAGCCATGGTATACAATCCCAAATCCTCCTTTCTCAATTTCAGTATGAAAGTTTTCGGTGATTTCTAAAACCTCATCATAAGTAAACTGGGAATTCATTGATGCTACAGGacttttgttatgtttttctcCATCTGCAGCTTAAGTAGACAAAAAGGTATGCGTTCAGACCAAATGGATAGAAATACCACCACACCATAGTAGCAGCGCCACTTCTAAGTATCAAGGGTATAAAATGGCACCtgttttcttgttcttctcaGCTTTCATACCAGCATGAGCACTATAACTTGAAGGGGAGGGCCATCATTGACAGTAATGATCCTAGTATTGGAACAACAACGTTCTTCTTGCATTTGCTCGAATCTGAGCTAAAAAGAACTTATAAGCAGACAGAAAATATAAATCTGAAGGACGCAATACCATTCGCTTTCATTAAAGAAAATGCTAACCTATTCGGCACTCTCCATGAATGAAACTTGCACAAAGCAGTAGGACGAGGAAACCAGTTGAGATCTTCATCTCTGTGTCTCATTGCAGCCTATGAACTACCTGGTATTTATAACATGTGGCAATGCCCGGACATAAAAGACAGAAAAATGTAAACGACACTGGATTTGTAACCTCATGCTGCACAACTTGCACAGTACATGCATGATCCTTATTTCATGGAGATGCTTAGTCTACGTCAATCAATGGATCATTCAATGTTCATACTAAGACAGCAATATGGTCAAGCCAACGTATTTTCTAGTCAAAGCATTTCAAACATTGTTCCTGTTAGGGTTATGTGTGATACAAGTCAGGGAGACAATCCGAAGTATTGGACAAAAGTGATTAAGTCGAGGACAATATAGATACAAACTAGTATTTAGCCTACACTGATTCACTGCACAACAGATCCCACACCCATTTTTAACCCACCTAGTTATGAACATGGGATGAATGAGAGAGTTTGTAGCTACCTTAGCATGTTATCATGGAACCTGCATTTGTGGAATCTGAACATCTGGAAATCACTCCAGGTGAACTATGGTATGGTGAAATTGTAACAGAAGTTTCTTCATTCGAGCCAGTTTCTTCATTTGAGCCTTGAGTTCTTTCTAGATGCCTAGACACCTTCATTTCCAAACGTTGTGTTAGTTGACATGACACAGCACAAAACCCATGCTGCAGACCAAAAAAAGTATTCATAAACCACTCACTGTACATAAATTTGTATTCATaacatgataaaaaaaaaatctaatagaACAAGGAAATTTGAAAATACTCTGGGTCAAGATAACCCGCCGTGCCCATGACCGATCTCACCACATGAGTCCCATTATCATTGGAAAAAACCATGGATATACTGAAATCTGCTATTTTCGCGTCCAAGTTTTCGTTGCACTGGGATTGCTCTCCTCTCTTAATGCAATTCTCTTACTGGATTCCCTTCTTAAGTGAGCTGAAATACTAATCAAATTTATCTGTGATTAACGTATTCTAGATAACTCGACATGATTTTATTCAAGGATGAAAGATTGAAGAAAAATGTTACGCACTGACTAAACAGATTACCTTCCACAAAATTGGTCTCATAAAACTGTGTTAGTCGAGAGAACCTGCACAGAGTGAGAAGAAAAACAGGCTTCTACAAAAGTGTATCTGCACCATAACAACCATGCGCAACAAGCCTTAGAACATATTCGAATGCACGTTGAATGTTGTAAGTTATACAGAATGGCCACGGACTTGTAAACACTTGCAATTTTACTTCTAATTACACATAAAGTACTAAAAGCTTAATTTCCACAAAAGCCTAAAGTCCTGTTCCAAAAATATTATGAaagcaaaataattaatgttcTTCCACAAGGCTAGATATTCTATgattttgcaaaccaaatggaACTCAGAAAAGTGAACAAAACAGATCATGAATTACTGTTCCGGGAAAGAAACCTACACTTGACTGTCGGAAATGTTTGAAATCTTGGGCCAGTCGGGCAGGTTGCATCTTTCTTTATTCAGATTCGTAACAGTCCCGATTGAACTAAGCAAGGAATACGTTTGGTTAACACTTAACACTTGAGAAAATGAGAGCGAGTGAACAATATTGAACCAAATATACATGAATAATTGATtggacataaaaataaaaaataccctCTTATATCTGGAATATGACAAATATTTGGCCATTCTGGGTCACTGTTCTTGGTGCATCTTTCTATCTGCATCCGCAACCATAGACGTGACACttcaatattttgaaacccTCTGTTGGAGGACAATGCTATGTAAAATATAGAATTACATACCTGATCAGAGATATTCTTTTAGGTTTTCGTTAGGCTTGTACTTGTATATAAGTGCCAACTTGTTGGTATCATCACAGTATCCAATAAATGAGGTCAAGTTTCTATGATGGATTCTCATCAGGAGCTCAACCTGCAGCCACATGGAACTCATCAATCTCTAACAACGAGACGAGGCATTTAACTTGCATTCCAAGGAATTAAATTCAAACTGTCAAACCTCTGTTTGCAACTCCCTAGCTGAGCTAGCTCCTTGAGATGACGATGTCGAACCACAACTTGAGTGCCATATTTCAACTAGCCATGGTATACAATCCCAAATCCTCctttcctgatttcaattttaaagtttttggtGATTTCTAAAACCTCGTCATAAGTGAACTAGGACTTCTGATGCTACATgagttttgttatgttttctccATCTGCAGCTTAAGTAGACAAAAAGATATGAGTTCAGACTAACTGGTTAGGAATACCACTACACCATAGTAGGAGCGCCGGTTCTACCTGAATAAGTATCAAAGCTATAAAATGGTACCTGGTTTTCTTATTCTTCCCAGCTTCCACACCAGTATAAGCACTATAACTAGGAGGAGGGCCACTGCTGACAGCAATGATCCAAGTATTGGAACAACCATGTTCTCCTTGCACTTGCTTCAATCTGAACTAAAACAGGACTTATAAGCACATCAAAAATCTGAAGGACACAATACCATTCACTTTCGTTAAAGAAAATGCTAACCTATTCGGTGCTCTCCATGAACGAAACTTGCACAGAGCAGTAGGACGAGCATATGAACTACCTGGTATTTAAAACACGTGACAATGTTCCGACCAGAAAAGCAGAAAAACGTATGTGACAGTGTGGATTTGTACCTCATGCTGCACAACTTTACATGAAACATGATCCTTATTACATGGAGATGCTTAGTCTACGTCAATCAATGGATCATGCAATGTTCATACTAAGAGAGCAATTTGGTTAAGCCAACGTATTTTCTagtcaaaaaatttcaaacattgTTCCAAAGTGATTAAGTAGAGGACAATATCGATATATATTAGTATTTAGCCTACGCTGATTCACTGCACAACAGATCCCACACCCATTTTTAACCCATCAAGTTTTGAACATGGAATGAATGAGATAGTTTGTAGGAACCAGGAAAGGTAAAGCCTAAATAGTTACCTAGCATGGTGCTGTCATTGAACCTGCATTTGTGGAATCTGAACCAATGGAAATCACTCTAGGTGAACTCTGGTATGGTGACATCGTAACACAAGTTTCTTCATTTGAGCCTGGAGTTCTTTGTCAATGCCCAGACATCTTAGTTGGCACAGCACAGAACCCATGGTGGGTCTATGTTGGCAGGCGAAAGTTGTGCATGCCATTGCTGACTCTAAAGCTTTCCAGGCTGAATTCACATCAAACTCTCCTCGAATCATTTGATACAAAATAGTTGTTAAATCCCATTCTGGAACTCAGGGTTCACCCACTGCACTATGTGGACAAGATcatcaatttctatgattgcaGGTTGGCCAGTAAAActctcaaaatcaatttttttttcattcaacctttgatgattatagTACCTGCAGACCAAAAAAAAGTAATATCAAACCACTCACTGTTCATGCATTTGTATTTATAACATGATAAAAAATCTAATAGAACACAGAAACTTGAACATACTCTGGATCAAGATAACCCACTCTGCCCATGACCGACGTTACCACACAAGTCTCATTATCACTGAAAACAACCCTGGACAGACCGAAATCTGCTATTTACGAGTCCAAGTTTTTATTGCACTGCACTTGCTCCTCTCTTAATGCAATTCTTGTTTTACTGTCTTTGGTTCTTACTTCATCTCTGTCTGAATTGGTAGAGTAATTTACCGCTCCTAAATGTTTGACTAAGAATTTACAGTAGGGATTTCGGCTACATGCCATTCGACAAGCTTTATAATTGATGCGTGTCTCAGCAGCTAGGTCTAAAGAACCACTGGGTTTTGAGACGAGATTAAGAATTGCTCTGGGATCAGCCAAGGGCATCCTATACCTCCATACAGAAGCCAACCCTCCGATATTTCATCGAGATATCAAGGCCACCAATATATTATTGGACTCTAAGTTGATTGCAAAGGTTGCTGATTTTGGCCTTTCCCGTCTTGCCCCGGTTCCAGATTTTGAAGGGACTGTGCCTGCTCATGTATCCACAGTAGTGAAGGGGACACCGGTAAGACTCATAAGCATAGTACTTACCTAACTAATAGCTACGCAGGTTAAAAACTATCTTATtatttgaattgattttttagggTTACCTTGATCCTGAGTACTTCTTAACTCATAAGCTAACGGATAAGAGCGATGTCTCCTACTGGATTCCCTTCTTAAGTGAGCTGAAATACAAATCCAATTTATCTAGATAACTCGACCTGATTTTATTCAAGGATGAAAGATTGAAGAAAGAAGTTACATATTGACTAAACAGATTACCTTCTGAAAAATTGGCCTAAGAAAACTGTGTTAGTTGAGAGAACCTGCACACAGTGAGAAGAAACACAACCTTGCACTGTATCTGCACCATAACAAGTAAAAATCTTGGGCCAGTCGGGTGGGTTGCTTCTTTTAATTTAGAACGCAACAGTAAAAATTGGATTGGCTTCCCTACTGCCGACAGATACTTGAGATTCCCGCAACGGTGAATAGATTGATGGTCGATTCATGAAAGGTTCCGTCATCACTCTGGTAAGAGCCTTTTGAATCATCAAAGGACTGCAAAAAACGAGAGTGAATGAAGAATTTTGAACAAAATACACATGGATATTTGAttgaagataaaaataaaaattacgcTCTGATACCTCGAATGTGAGAAATCTTTGGCCATTCTGGGCCGCTGTCCTTGGCGCATCTTTCTGCCAGACGGGGACACGAATCAATCTCTAGCTTATGTAATTTGGTTAGGCGTTGCATAGCTTCGACCGTAGGCAGATACATCAGGTTCTTACATTTCCAAATTTCCAACTTAGTAAGAGAAGTGAGGTTGCCCAACCACTCTGGAAGAGCCTCCAGACCATCGAAACCATAAATGGACAAACATGTTAGAGAAGCAGAGTATTGAATTTGCTGAGGCAGTGACTTGAGCTTAGGCCACCCGTACAATCTTAATTCTTTCAGTTTCGATGGGACCTGAAAATGAGGGAAAGAATGGAGCTTTTGGCAGAAGGCACCGATAGACAACACTTGCAAACGAGATAGAGAGTGCAGCGCCTTGGGCAAATATTGTAATTTCCCACAGTCAGATAATTGTAGATAGGAAAGAGATTGCAAGCTGGACACATTGTGATCCGCCAGAGATATCAAATTGTCGCATGACTCGACCACTAATTTGGTAAGAGATGTGCAGGATGCGAGCCCGCTTGGTATACTTGTTAATCGATCGCAGCTGCCAATAGACAATTCAAGGAGGGATGTGAGGTTGTCTAAACTGGGAAGAGCCTCCAGATTACCGCAATGCTTGATACTTAGATGTTTAAGAGAGACGGGGGTTTGTAGCCCAGGACCCGACAAAGTCCTCAAATTTGGACAATTATATATATCCAGTGTGCGAAGACTAGTACAAGAATGGAGCCCGCTCAGTATACTTTTGAATCcattgcatcctttaattctcAATTCACGGAGGGATGTGCAACCGTTTAAAGACAAGTCCCCCTCGAGAGTAGTGCATCTCTCAATTACCAAATCACGGAGTGAGGGCAGATTCTGAATTGAAGTGCATCTTAGCTTTGGGCAATCAACTATTTTCAACTCCTCAAGAGATTGGGATGGTGAAATTTGAAAGGATTCTAGATTGTGACAATATTCAATTTCCACTGTCTCAAGTGAGGGGCAATATTCTAACCCATAACATAAGCTCGACAATTTCTCACAGCTCCTAATTCTCAATTGACGGAGACTGGTTACTCGACTGCATATATTTTCAATTGGCATTGCGTTATCAACAAAAAGTATATCCAACTGCCTGAGAGATGGAAAATGAGTGGGAGCACTTCCCAATTCCCAACAATACTTTATTGTCAACTGCTCAAGGCAGGAAAACACTACTAAGGCCGCTTTCTCACCTGTTGATCTCACTTTCTCAACAACCGCTTCCTTCCATTCACTTAGGGCTGGGCATTTCTCAATTCTTAAGCTTTTCAACGCTGGAAACAAAGTAACCTCCGTGGCCGCCTCATTATTATCAACGTATTTATAACCATAAAACTCAACTCCAACACAATTAAGGTTCTCCATATCCTCAAATAAAATACTTCTAAGATTCGGCAAGTGTCCGAGTGGTGGGACTACTTCACATTTTTTGCAACCCCTTAACTCAATCTCTGTTAAATTGATGGGCAACGAATCACTCATCATCCATGATGAAAATTTAGTACCTAAGAACCCCTCAATCCTCAAGCTTTCTAAGTTGGGGTGCAGTTGGAGTCCTTCAAGAAAAATGCCATTTCTTTTTTCAGGACGGACCCACCCCCATTTTAATATCAATTTTCGTACGTTTGCTTTTTCTACTAATTTTGATTTCATTGCTTCTTCCTTGTCTC is from Pyrus communis chromosome 10, drPyrComm1.1, whole genome shotgun sequence and encodes:
- the LOC137746972 gene encoding probable LRR receptor-like serine/threonine-protein kinase At1g06840 translates to MRVSAARSKEPLGFETRLRIALGSAKGILYLHTEANPPIFHRDIKATNILLDSKLIAKVADFGLSRLAPVPDFEGTVPAHVSTVVKGTPGYLDPEYFLTHKLTDKSDVSYWIPFLSELKYKSNLSR